A genomic region of Serinus canaria isolate serCan28SL12 chromosome 1A, serCan2020, whole genome shotgun sequence contains the following coding sequences:
- the IRF5 gene encoding interferon regulatory factor 5 isoform X2, with the protein MGWGVAGHTGWGCRALTPTQAWAQETGRYRAGDPPDPPRWKATLRCALNKSREFRLLLDGPRGSPAQPFRIYELCEEPPGGADGGDEDDYGCSGEEDVSQLHKMTSLSIDDTQHGGDLLPPYPWPKEEALPFASRCPPGGPFGPPPPALLQGEAGGAHGAPELLPGALAEMGPPLGPPGPSPACPVAPTEHLIPDLLVSPHMLPLTDLELKFQYRGRQVCALTVSNPHGCRLFHSSLEPTREQEELFGPLTLEQVPFPAPDAIPNEKQRFYTHQLLDVLDRGLILELQGQDLFALRLCQCKVFWTGPCAAPQPGPNPIQRETRTKLFSLEGFLNGLIQFQKGQTPTPPPFEIFLCFGEEWPDQKPKEKKLITVQVVPVAARLLLEMFSGELSWSADSIPLQISHPDLKDRMVEQFKELHQLWQSHQRLPPAQPPPGPSTGPWALPPGPLPH; encoded by the exons ATGGGATGGGGGGTGGCAGGACACACAGGCTGGGGGTGCCGGGCGCTGACCCCCACGCAGGCGTGGGCGCAGGAGACGGGCCGGTACCGGGCCGGGGACCCGCCGGACCCGCCGCGCTGGAAGGCCACGCTGCGCTGCGCCCTCAACAAGAGCCGCGAGTTCCGGCTGCTGCTGGACGGGCCCCGCGGGTCCCCGGCCCAACCCTTCCGCATCTACGAGCTCTGCGAGGAGCCCCCCGGGGGCGCAG ACGGGGGGGACGAGGATGACTATGGCTGCAGCGGGGAGGAAGACGTCAGCCAG ctccacaagATGACATCCCTGAGCATCGATG aCACACAGCACGGGGGGGACCTGCTGCCCCCCTACCCCTGGCCCAAGGAGGAGGCCCTCCCCTTTGCCAGCCGCTGCCCCCCGGGGGGGCCCTTTGGGCCTCCCCCCCCGGCACTGCTCCAGGGGGAGGCGGGGGGCGCCCACGGGgcccctgagctgctccccGGTGCCCTCGCTGAGATGGGGCCCCCCCTGGGCCCCCCAGGGCCCTCGCCCGCCTGCCCGGTGGCACCAACAGAGCACCTGATCCCCGACCTGCTCGTCAGCCCTCACATGCTGCCAc TGACTGACCTGGAGCTGAAGTTCCAGTACCGGGGCCGCCAGGTGTGCGCCCTGACCGTCAGCAACCCCCACGGCTGCCGGCTGttccacagcagcctggagcccacgcgggagcaggaggagctctTCGGGCCCCTGACGCTGGAGCAGgtgccattccctgctcccgACGCCATTCCCAACGAGAAGCAGCGCTTCTACACCCACCAGCTGCTGGACGTGCTGGACCGAGGGCtcatcctggagctgcagggccaggacctCTTCGCCCTCCGGCTCTGCCAGTGCAAGGTCTTCTGGACTGGGCCCTGTGCTGcgccccagcccggccccaaCCCCATCCAGAGGGAGACAAGGACCAAGCTCTTCAGCCTCGAGGGCTTCCTCAACG GCCTCATCCAGTTCCAGAAGGGGCAgacccccaccccacccccctTTGAGATCTTCCTCTGCTTTGGCGAGGAGTGGCCGGACCAGAAGCCCAAGGAGAAGAAGCTGATCACGGTGCAG GTGGTGCCGGTGGCGGCgcggctgctgctggagatgttCTCCGGGGAGCTGTCCTGGTCGGCCGACAGCATCCCGCTGCAGATCTCGCACCCCGACCTCAAGGACAGGATGGTGGAGCAGTTCAAGGAGCTGcaccagctctggcagagccaCCAGCGGCTGCCGCCGGCGcagcccccgcccggcccctcCACGGGGCCCTGGGCGCTGCCACCCGGCCCCCTGCCCCACtga
- the IRF5 gene encoding interferon regulatory factor 5 isoform X1, with protein sequence MEPPRRVRLKPWLVAQVSSRRFPGLRWLDPEHRRFVIPWGHATRNPPGPQDHDTIFKAWAQETGRYRAGDPPDPPRWKATLRCALNKSREFRLLLDGPRGSPAQPFRIYELCEEPPGGADGGDEDDYGCSGEEDVSQLHKMTSLSIDDTQHGGDLLPPYPWPKEEALPFASRCPPGGPFGPPPPALLQGEAGGAHGAPELLPGALAEMGPPLGPPGPSPACPVAPTEHLIPDLLVSPHMLPLTDLELKFQYRGRQVCALTVSNPHGCRLFHSSLEPTREQEELFGPLTLEQVPFPAPDAIPNEKQRFYTHQLLDVLDRGLILELQGQDLFALRLCQCKVFWTGPCAAPQPGPNPIQRETRTKLFSLEGFLNGLIQFQKGQTPTPPPFEIFLCFGEEWPDQKPKEKKLITVQVVPVAARLLLEMFSGELSWSADSIPLQISHPDLKDRMVEQFKELHQLWQSHQRLPPAQPPPGPSTGPWALPPGPLPH encoded by the exons ATGGAGCCCCCGCGGCGGGTGCGCCTCAAGCCCTGGCTGGTGGCCCAGGTGAGCAGCCGGCGCTTCCCGGGGCTGCGCTGGCTCGACCCCGAGCACCGCCGCTTCGTCATCCCCTGGGGACACGCCACCAGGAACCCCCCGGGGCCCCAGGACCACGACACCATCTTCAAG GCGTGGGCGCAGGAGACGGGCCGGTACCGGGCCGGGGACCCGCCGGACCCGCCGCGCTGGAAGGCCACGCTGCGCTGCGCCCTCAACAAGAGCCGCGAGTTCCGGCTGCTGCTGGACGGGCCCCGCGGGTCCCCGGCCCAACCCTTCCGCATCTACGAGCTCTGCGAGGAGCCCCCCGGGGGCGCAG ACGGGGGGGACGAGGATGACTATGGCTGCAGCGGGGAGGAAGACGTCAGCCAG ctccacaagATGACATCCCTGAGCATCGATG aCACACAGCACGGGGGGGACCTGCTGCCCCCCTACCCCTGGCCCAAGGAGGAGGCCCTCCCCTTTGCCAGCCGCTGCCCCCCGGGGGGGCCCTTTGGGCCTCCCCCCCCGGCACTGCTCCAGGGGGAGGCGGGGGGCGCCCACGGGgcccctgagctgctccccGGTGCCCTCGCTGAGATGGGGCCCCCCCTGGGCCCCCCAGGGCCCTCGCCCGCCTGCCCGGTGGCACCAACAGAGCACCTGATCCCCGACCTGCTCGTCAGCCCTCACATGCTGCCAc TGACTGACCTGGAGCTGAAGTTCCAGTACCGGGGCCGCCAGGTGTGCGCCCTGACCGTCAGCAACCCCCACGGCTGCCGGCTGttccacagcagcctggagcccacgcgggagcaggaggagctctTCGGGCCCCTGACGCTGGAGCAGgtgccattccctgctcccgACGCCATTCCCAACGAGAAGCAGCGCTTCTACACCCACCAGCTGCTGGACGTGCTGGACCGAGGGCtcatcctggagctgcagggccaggacctCTTCGCCCTCCGGCTCTGCCAGTGCAAGGTCTTCTGGACTGGGCCCTGTGCTGcgccccagcccggccccaaCCCCATCCAGAGGGAGACAAGGACCAAGCTCTTCAGCCTCGAGGGCTTCCTCAACG GCCTCATCCAGTTCCAGAAGGGGCAgacccccaccccacccccctTTGAGATCTTCCTCTGCTTTGGCGAGGAGTGGCCGGACCAGAAGCCCAAGGAGAAGAAGCTGATCACGGTGCAG GTGGTGCCGGTGGCGGCgcggctgctgctggagatgttCTCCGGGGAGCTGTCCTGGTCGGCCGACAGCATCCCGCTGCAGATCTCGCACCCCGACCTCAAGGACAGGATGGTGGAGCAGTTCAAGGAGCTGcaccagctctggcagagccaCCAGCGGCTGCCGCCGGCGcagcccccgcccggcccctcCACGGGGCCCTGGGCGCTGCCACCCGGCCCCCTGCCCCACtga
- the IRF5 gene encoding interferon regulatory factor 5 isoform X3, translating into MEPPRRVRLKPWLVAQVSSRRFPGLRWLDPEHRRFVIPWGHATRNPPGPQDHDTIFKAWAQETGRYRAGDPPDPPRWKATLRCALNKSREFRLLLDGPRGSPAQPFRIYELCEEPPGGADGGDEDDYGCSGEEDVSQLHKMTSLSIDVTDLELKFQYRGRQVCALTVSNPHGCRLFHSSLEPTREQEELFGPLTLEQVPFPAPDAIPNEKQRFYTHQLLDVLDRGLILELQGQDLFALRLCQCKVFWTGPCAAPQPGPNPIQRETRTKLFSLEGFLNGLIQFQKGQTPTPPPFEIFLCFGEEWPDQKPKEKKLITVQVVPVAARLLLEMFSGELSWSADSIPLQISHPDLKDRMVEQFKELHQLWQSHQRLPPAQPPPGPSTGPWALPPGPLPH; encoded by the exons ATGGAGCCCCCGCGGCGGGTGCGCCTCAAGCCCTGGCTGGTGGCCCAGGTGAGCAGCCGGCGCTTCCCGGGGCTGCGCTGGCTCGACCCCGAGCACCGCCGCTTCGTCATCCCCTGGGGACACGCCACCAGGAACCCCCCGGGGCCCCAGGACCACGACACCATCTTCAAG GCGTGGGCGCAGGAGACGGGCCGGTACCGGGCCGGGGACCCGCCGGACCCGCCGCGCTGGAAGGCCACGCTGCGCTGCGCCCTCAACAAGAGCCGCGAGTTCCGGCTGCTGCTGGACGGGCCCCGCGGGTCCCCGGCCCAACCCTTCCGCATCTACGAGCTCTGCGAGGAGCCCCCCGGGGGCGCAG ACGGGGGGGACGAGGATGACTATGGCTGCAGCGGGGAGGAAGACGTCAGCCAG ctccacaagATGACATCCCTGAGCATCGATG TGACTGACCTGGAGCTGAAGTTCCAGTACCGGGGCCGCCAGGTGTGCGCCCTGACCGTCAGCAACCCCCACGGCTGCCGGCTGttccacagcagcctggagcccacgcgggagcaggaggagctctTCGGGCCCCTGACGCTGGAGCAGgtgccattccctgctcccgACGCCATTCCCAACGAGAAGCAGCGCTTCTACACCCACCAGCTGCTGGACGTGCTGGACCGAGGGCtcatcctggagctgcagggccaggacctCTTCGCCCTCCGGCTCTGCCAGTGCAAGGTCTTCTGGACTGGGCCCTGTGCTGcgccccagcccggccccaaCCCCATCCAGAGGGAGACAAGGACCAAGCTCTTCAGCCTCGAGGGCTTCCTCAACG GCCTCATCCAGTTCCAGAAGGGGCAgacccccaccccacccccctTTGAGATCTTCCTCTGCTTTGGCGAGGAGTGGCCGGACCAGAAGCCCAAGGAGAAGAAGCTGATCACGGTGCAG GTGGTGCCGGTGGCGGCgcggctgctgctggagatgttCTCCGGGGAGCTGTCCTGGTCGGCCGACAGCATCCCGCTGCAGATCTCGCACCCCGACCTCAAGGACAGGATGGTGGAGCAGTTCAAGGAGCTGcaccagctctggcagagccaCCAGCGGCTGCCGCCGGCGcagcccccgcccggcccctcCACGGGGCCCTGGGCGCTGCCACCCGGCCCCCTGCCCCACtga